A part of Candidatus Deferrimicrobium borealis genomic DNA contains:
- the coxB gene encoding cytochrome c oxidase subunit II, whose protein sequence is MDNVLAFGAASSQAGRVDALFVMIAGIGGFFFFLTQGMLIYFAVKYRRRVPGRDNETPTITDHPLLEFLWILIPSLVVVAIFYYGWQVYTDQRIPYAGETEVHVTGKQWMFEVKYPDGRTAINEIRVPAGKPVKFLLSASDVLHGFYLPDFRVKMDMIPGRVTTLWVQPERPGSYQIFCTVYCGTGHSNMLAQLIVMPQAEYAEWLERGGREGGEAGGKEPLHARGERVVKGAGCLSCHAVDGKGKIGPNFRGLFGSTVPLEGGTSVTADEEFLRESITDPGAKVVKGYPNVMPTYKASMPPDDVRAVVEYLKTLK, encoded by the coding sequence ATGGACAACGTACTCGCATTCGGCGCGGCCTCCAGCCAGGCGGGCCGGGTCGACGCGCTCTTCGTGATGATCGCCGGCATCGGCGGCTTCTTCTTCTTCCTCACCCAGGGGATGCTGATCTATTTCGCCGTGAAGTACCGGCGGCGCGTCCCGGGGCGCGACAACGAAACCCCCACCATCACGGACCATCCGCTGCTCGAGTTCCTCTGGATCCTGATCCCTTCCCTGGTGGTCGTGGCCATCTTCTACTACGGCTGGCAGGTCTACACCGACCAGCGGATCCCCTACGCCGGGGAGACGGAGGTGCACGTCACCGGGAAGCAGTGGATGTTCGAGGTCAAGTATCCCGACGGGCGGACGGCGATCAACGAGATCCGCGTACCGGCGGGGAAGCCGGTGAAGTTCCTCCTCTCCGCGTCCGACGTCCTCCACGGGTTCTACCTGCCGGATTTCCGGGTGAAGATGGACATGATCCCCGGGAGGGTGACCACGCTTTGGGTGCAACCGGAGCGGCCGGGAAGCTATCAAATCTTCTGCACGGTGTACTGCGGGACCGGCCACTCGAACATGCTGGCGCAACTGATCGTGATGCCCCAGGCCGAATACGCCGAGTGGCTCGAGCGCGGAGGGCGCGAAGGGGGAGAAGCGGGAGGGAAAGAGCCTCTGCACGCGCGCGGAGAGCGCGTAGTGAAGGGAGCCGGTTGCCTCAGCTGCCACGCCGTCGACGGGAAGGGGAAGATCGGCCCCAACTTCCGCGGGCTGTTCGGTTCGACGGTCCCGCTGGAGGGGGGAACGAGCGTGACGGCGGACGAGGAGTTCCTGCGGGAGTCGATCACGGACCCGGGCGCGAAGGTCGTGAAGGGGTACCCCAACGTGATGCCGACGTACAAGGCCTCGATGCCGCCGGACGACGTCCGCGCGGTC
- a CDS encoding SCO family protein has translation MNRRFPLAAVGFAFLLFLPGVALAADPQDAILQEAGVDEKPGAAIPRDLPFTDASGKPVRLASFLGDGPVLLTLNYYTCPMLCPLTFRSLAATMEQVKGVSLAKDYRVVTVSIDPDEIPEIVRAKANETHALMPGLRDSDARWPFLYGSAGSVRRLTESVGYRYRKVGREFAHPAVTIVLSPGGTVSRYLYGIGIDPRDLKLALIEASEGKIGASPAGNALLMYCFKYDPVGKKYMLYARNIMKAAGAVTLILLAGLFAVLWRRYGRTAGTPGKGE, from the coding sequence ATGAACCGCCGGTTTCCGCTCGCCGCCGTGGGGTTCGCCTTCCTGCTGTTCCTGCCCGGCGTCGCCCTCGCGGCCGACCCCCAGGATGCCATCCTGCAGGAGGCCGGGGTGGACGAGAAGCCCGGCGCGGCGATTCCGCGCGACCTCCCGTTCACCGACGCGTCCGGGAAGCCGGTACGACTCGCTTCGTTCCTCGGCGACGGCCCGGTCCTCCTCACCCTCAACTACTACACCTGCCCGATGCTCTGCCCCCTGACGTTCCGGAGCCTCGCCGCCACGATGGAGCAGGTGAAGGGAGTCTCCCTCGCGAAGGACTACCGTGTCGTCACGGTGAGCATCGACCCCGACGAGATCCCGGAGATCGTCCGCGCGAAGGCGAACGAGACGCACGCGCTGATGCCGGGCCTGCGGGATTCGGACGCACGGTGGCCGTTCCTGTACGGGAGCGCCGGATCGGTGCGCCGGCTGACGGAGAGCGTCGGGTACCGCTACAGGAAAGTCGGCCGGGAGTTCGCCCATCCGGCCGTGACGATCGTCCTGTCCCCCGGCGGCACGGTCTCCCGGTATCTGTACGGGATCGGGATCGACCCCCGGGACCTGAAACTCGCCCTGATCGAGGCGTCGGAAGGAAAGATCGGCGCATCCCCCGCGGGAAACGCGCTTCTAATGTACTGTTTCAAGTACGACCCGGTGGGGAAGAAGTATATGCTGTACGCCCGCAATATCATGAAGGCGGCGGGCGCGGTCACCCTGATCCTCCTCGCGGGGCTGTTCGCCGTCCTGTGGAGGCGGTACGGGAGAACGGCGGGAACTCCGGGGAAAGGGGAGTGA
- a CDS encoding MBL fold metallo-hydrolase, producing the protein MSVTLTFLGGAREVTGSCILVQTARNRFLVDCGMFQGGGESDRKNARRMPVPPDSIDFVLSTHAHIDHSGLLPKLVRDGFRGAIHCTAATADLLGVMLPDAGHIQEREAEWQSRRRERGGKREVLPLYTEADALAVLPALRPVPYGKSIAPGPGVSAVFLDAGHILGSAIVTVNVADEGREKTLVFSGDLGHRGLPIVRDPAPVRRADALVIESTYGNRTHKGMVETVEEFVRAVDDTLHRKKGNVVIPSFAVGRAQDILYLLTDLTRKGRLSGITLYIDSPLAAEATRITMRHPECYDDETRELFAWRDAHPDALEVVLVRDMEESRALNSLRGGAILMAGSGMCDAGRIKHHLKHNLWRKECSVIIVGFQAQGTLGRKIVDGAKRVRVFGEEIAVAADVYTIGGLSAHADRDDLLAWAGQFQAPPGNVFVAHGEESVSLEFAGTLKGKLGWPAQVPSPGQPLIV; encoded by the coding sequence ATGAGCGTCACCCTGACGTTCCTGGGCGGCGCGCGGGAGGTCACGGGCTCCTGCATCCTCGTGCAGACGGCGCGCAACCGGTTCCTCGTCGATTGCGGGATGTTCCAGGGGGGAGGGGAGAGCGACCGGAAGAACGCCCGCCGGATGCCGGTCCCCCCCGATTCGATCGATTTCGTCCTCTCGACCCACGCCCACATCGACCACTCCGGACTGCTCCCGAAACTCGTGCGGGACGGTTTTCGCGGCGCCATCCACTGCACCGCAGCCACCGCCGACCTCCTCGGGGTGATGCTTCCCGACGCGGGGCACATCCAGGAGAGGGAGGCGGAGTGGCAATCCCGGAGGCGGGAGCGGGGAGGGAAGAGGGAGGTCCTCCCGCTGTACACGGAGGCCGACGCGTTGGCCGTCCTCCCGGCGCTGCGCCCCGTCCCCTACGGGAAATCGATCGCTCCCGGGCCGGGGGTGTCCGCCGTCTTCCTCGACGCGGGGCACATCCTCGGTTCGGCGATCGTCACCGTGAACGTCGCGGACGAGGGGAGGGAAAAGACGTTGGTCTTCTCCGGCGACCTCGGCCATCGCGGGTTGCCGATCGTTCGCGACCCGGCCCCCGTCCGGCGGGCCGACGCCCTCGTCATCGAATCGACGTACGGCAACCGGACCCACAAGGGGATGGTGGAGACGGTGGAGGAGTTCGTCCGCGCCGTCGACGACACGCTCCACAGGAAGAAGGGGAACGTCGTCATCCCGTCGTTCGCGGTGGGACGGGCGCAGGACATCCTGTACCTCCTCACCGACCTGACGCGGAAAGGGCGCCTGTCGGGGATCACGCTGTACATCGATTCCCCGCTGGCCGCGGAGGCCACGCGGATCACCATGCGCCACCCCGAGTGCTACGACGACGAGACGCGGGAGCTCTTCGCCTGGCGGGACGCCCACCCCGACGCGCTGGAGGTCGTTCTGGTCAGGGACATGGAGGAGTCCCGCGCGTTGAACTCCCTGCGCGGGGGGGCGATCCTGATGGCGGGGAGCGGGATGTGCGACGCGGGAAGGATCAAGCACCACCTGAAGCACAACCTGTGGCGGAAGGAGTGCAGCGTCATCATCGTCGGGTTCCAGGCCCAGGGGACCCTCGGCCGGAAGATCGTCGACGGCGCGAAACGGGTGCGGGTCTTCGGGGAGGAGATCGCCGTCGCCGCGGACGTGTACACGATCGGAGGCCTCTCGGCGCACGCCGACCGGGACGACCTCCTCGCGTGGGCGGGGCAGTTCCAGGCCCCCCCCGGGAACGTCTTCGTGGCCCACGGCGAGGAGTCCGTCTCCCTCGAATTCGCCGGGACGCTGAAAGGGAAGCTCGGGTGGCCCGCGCAGGTCCCCTCGCCCGGCCAGCCGCTGATCGTATGA
- a CDS encoding phage holin family protein gives MPFLIRMVANAVALLLIGYLLPQVVAVDGVMAALAAAFVLGLVNAVVRPLFVLLTLPVTVVTLGLFLLVINGLLLWLVSAFVPGFHVNGFLGAVAGSILLSVVSWILTRVVQ, from the coding sequence ATGCCGTTCTTGATCCGGATGGTCGCCAACGCGGTCGCGCTCCTGCTGATCGGGTACCTGCTGCCGCAGGTCGTCGCCGTCGACGGGGTGATGGCGGCGCTGGCCGCCGCCTTCGTGCTGGGGCTCGTGAACGCGGTCGTCCGGCCCCTCTTCGTGCTGCTCACCCTCCCCGTCACGGTGGTGACGCTGGGACTGTTCCTCCTCGTGATCAACGGGCTGCTCCTGTGGCTCGTCTCCGCCTTCGTCCCCGGCTTCCACGTGAACGGGTTCCTCGGGGCGGTGGCCGGCTCCATCCTCCTCTCCGTCGTCTCCTGGATCCTCACGAGGGTGGTCCAATGA